The following proteins are encoded in a genomic region of [Eubacterium] hominis:
- the gatA gene encoding Asp-tRNA(Asn)/Glu-tRNA(Gln) amidotransferase subunit GatA — MDFEKTREKDVETRVVEALEKARDLQEKLNAVVTFCDVEEQLDELKSVDEHAPLYGLPIVLKDNVNTKGVRTTASSRILDNYVPVYNAAIVDKLKAAGAVVIAKASMDELGMGGTNKNAYTGKVNNPWDTNRISGGSSGGSAVLVASGVVPFAIGTDTGDSVRKPAAYNGIIGMKPTYGRISRYGIIPYASSLDHVGYFTTAIEDAAKALEVLAGRDDRDMTSSYKEVEAYASNINSDIKGKRIAVLENVQQGVSNIDVKENFDALMKALESKGAIVERVHFDDKLMKAILPVYYIIANAEATANHSNLDGIRFGMREDGESVEEVMINSRTKGLCSYVRRRFVVGSYSLFEENQEKIFRKAQKVRRLIVEELANCLKDYDVVIANASSDVAPLSEESREEHLDNDALVAENYMAIGNFSGYPSMTMPTGFVKGLPIGINMTAKAFDEQTLFNIGKAIEEITGLKGNDVEVSK, encoded by the coding sequence ATGGATTTTGAAAAGACAAGAGAAAAAGACGTGGAAACACGTGTTGTAGAAGCACTTGAAAAAGCAAGAGATTTACAGGAAAAACTAAATGCAGTTGTGACATTCTGCGATGTGGAAGAACAGCTGGATGAATTAAAAAGTGTAGATGAACATGCGCCATTATATGGGTTGCCAATTGTATTAAAAGATAACGTTAATACAAAGGGTGTTCGTACAACCGCAAGTTCTCGTATTCTGGATAACTATGTTCCAGTATATAATGCCGCAATTGTTGATAAATTGAAAGCAGCCGGAGCGGTTGTAATCGCAAAAGCGAGCATGGATGAATTAGGTATGGGTGGTACTAACAAAAATGCTTATACCGGAAAAGTAAACAATCCATGGGATACAAATCGAATTTCTGGAGGAAGCTCTGGGGGTAGTGCAGTGCTTGTCGCAAGTGGTGTTGTGCCTTTTGCGATTGGTACGGATACTGGTGACAGTGTAAGAAAACCAGCTGCTTATAACGGTATTATCGGTATGAAACCAACTTATGGAAGAATTTCACGTTATGGTATCATTCCTTATGCATCATCTTTGGATCATGTAGGATACTTTACTACAGCTATTGAAGATGCCGCAAAAGCATTGGAAGTTTTAGCTGGAAGAGATGATCGTGATATGACTTCTTCTTACAAAGAAGTAGAAGCATATGCTTCTAATATCAATTCTGATATCAAAGGAAAACGTATTGCGGTACTAGAAAATGTACAACAGGGCGTAAGCAATATTGATGTAAAAGAAAATTTTGATGCATTAATGAAAGCTTTAGAAAGTAAAGGTGCGATCGTAGAACGTGTACACTTTGATGATAAACTGATGAAAGCTATTTTACCTGTTTATTACATTATCGCAAATGCGGAAGCAACCGCAAATCACTCAAATTTAGATGGTATCCGTTTTGGTATGCGTGAAGATGGGGAAAGTGTAGAAGAAGTAATGATCAATTCCCGTACAAAAGGCCTTTGTTCCTATGTGCGCAGACGTTTTGTGGTAGGAAGCTACTCTTTGTTTGAAGAAAACCAGGAAAAGATTTTCCGTAAAGCACAGAAAGTACGTCGCTTAATTGTTGAAGAATTAGCAAATTGTTTAAAAGATTATGATGTTGTCATTGCGAATGCAAGTAGTGATGTTGCGCCATTATCTGAAGAAAGCCGTGAAGAACATTTAGATAATGATGCGCTTGTCGCAGAAAACTATATGGCGATTGGAAACTTCTCAGGATATCCAAGTATGACAATGCCTACAGGTTTTGTAAAAGGCCTTCCAATCGGAATCAATATGACTGCGAAAGCATTTGATGAACAAACATTATTCAATATTGGAAAAGCAATCGAAGAAATCACAGGATTAAAAGGAAACGATGTGGAGGTGTCAAAATGA
- a CDS encoding LCP family protein — MSKKDSNKKGKRNYSRTIDLVFLLILMIIMVMAFYIAFTFGILPQKWIMIAAAVFAVIFAILFILSLKKLPKWAVYTKRVFILLLCALLATGGYFLDKTRSTLRKVSSSSVSSESNVEKLMVIVPKDSNISSIKDLENATIGFQNSTDKDNAEYVKQQLSGKVTNYTAVDALDYTQLITDLLDLKTLQALAISETYYNMSAANIDAFKDNVKTIETYETTKKTKPTTRNIDITKDTFTVYLSGIDNMGSPDQQTRTDTNLILIVNPVAKHIDMVSLPRDGYIPNPALNNMNDKLTHTGNDGIENSVAAIENFFQIPIDYYARIGFNSLIQIIDAIGGIDVDVEIDFCEQDENRSFKKDDLVCLKKGKQHLNGKQALAYARHRHTIGYDNAGRERAQQRIIKAMINKMISPSAIGYLNKLLDIIPSYVITNVPSDKITDFVSNELNDLSPWTISSIKSDTGCYDDQVAASTSTLGISDCYLFSRDEVHALLNAFEGASNQLKMNEFHFDLQDLYKDTPQINQDPTLVWSDMAVNPH; from the coding sequence ATGTCAAAGAAAGATAGTAATAAAAAGGGAAAACGCAACTACAGCAGGACAATTGACCTAGTATTTCTTCTGATTCTGATGATCATTATGGTCATGGCGTTTTACATAGCATTTACCTTTGGAATTCTACCACAAAAATGGATTATGATCGCTGCGGCTGTCTTTGCCGTGATATTTGCGATTTTGTTCATTCTATCCTTAAAGAAACTGCCAAAATGGGCGGTATACACAAAGCGTGTATTCATCCTATTGTTATGTGCATTGCTAGCAACTGGTGGCTATTTCTTAGATAAGACACGTTCTACATTGCGTAAGGTGTCATCCAGCTCTGTAAGCAGTGAATCCAATGTGGAAAAGCTGATGGTCATCGTACCAAAGGATTCCAACATTTCCAGCATTAAAGATTTAGAAAATGCGACAATTGGATTTCAAAACAGTACAGATAAAGATAATGCAGAATATGTAAAACAGCAATTATCTGGTAAAGTTACAAATTATACTGCAGTAGATGCTTTAGATTACACGCAGTTGATTACGGATTTATTGGATTTAAAGACATTACAGGCGCTTGCAATCTCTGAAACATACTACAATATGTCTGCGGCGAATATTGACGCTTTTAAAGATAATGTCAAAACAATTGAAACCTATGAAACTACAAAGAAAACAAAACCAACAACACGCAATATTGATATCACAAAAGATACCTTTACAGTCTATCTAAGTGGTATTGATAATATGGGTTCTCCTGATCAACAGACCAGAACGGATACCAACCTGATTTTGATTGTCAATCCAGTCGCAAAACATATTGATATGGTATCTTTGCCACGTGATGGATATATACCAAATCCAGCATTGAATAATATGAATGATAAATTAACACATACAGGAAATGATGGAATCGAAAACAGTGTGGCAGCGATTGAAAACTTCTTCCAGATTCCCATTGATTATTATGCACGTATTGGATTTAATTCTTTGATTCAGATTATAGATGCAATTGGTGGTATCGATGTAGATGTAGAAATTGATTTCTGTGAACAGGATGAAAATCGTAGTTTCAAAAAAGATGATTTAGTTTGTTTAAAAAAAGGAAAACAACATCTGAATGGTAAACAGGCACTGGCTTATGCAAGACACAGACATACAATTGGCTATGATAATGCAGGTCGTGAACGTGCACAACAAAGAATCATCAAGGCGATGATCAATAAAATGATTTCTCCTTCTGCGATCGGATATCTGAACAAATTATTAGATATTATACCAAGTTATGTGATTACCAATGTACCTAGTGATAAAATCACAGATTTCGTGTCAAATGAATTAAACGATTTATCTCCATGGACCATAAGTTCAATCAAAAGTGATACCGGCTGTTATGATGATCAAGTAGCCGCAAGTACTTCCACTTTAGGAATTAGTGATTGTTACTTATTCAGTCGTGATGAAGTACATGCCTTATTAAATGCTTTTGAAGGCGCAAGCAATCAATTAAAGATGAATGAATTCCATTTTGATTTACAGGATTTATATAAGGATACTCCACAGATCAATCAAGATCCAACACTGGTTTGGTCTGATATGGCAGTAAATCCACATTAA
- a CDS encoding UvrD-helicase domain-containing protein yields the protein MSLLEQLNDKQAEAASCVDHHLRIIAGAGSGKTRVVTTRIAYLIDELHVYPNKILAITFTNKAAKEMKERVENILGDVASAVQISTIHSFCVRLLREDILEIGYPRNFTILDSDDQKSILKDAYKQMKIDVKSYSYGSMLSYISGNKTNFIDPNVAKMNAGPWAGEQIKADVYAFYQKRLQEMFALDFDDLLIFAHHILRDYEEVRRKWQRRFKYIHVDEFQDVDNLQYAIIKMLVKEDSYLCVVGDPDQTIYTWRGAQVDIIMNFDKDFPNAKTVILNQNYRSTQQILNGANALIKNNRNRIDKDLFTEIEGDSKIVHFTAMDGDNEPVWVAGKIKTLHHAGINYKDIAILYRSNYLSRGLEKALLDAHIPYRIYGGVRFYDRAEIKDALSYLRLLAPKSEDDPKELFKNLAVKRVINSPKRGIGAKTLELIETQAGHDQTNMYDVLKHYEIGKGKARASIQEFVRVIEECRALVDTISIDQLMERIMEESGYLAMLDEEKEIERKENIKELINDIADYVESNPDGSLQDYLQEISLYTDKEQTQQGDFVQLMTIHAAKGLEFDNVFVYSLCEGIFPNEKSVGEGGQEALEEERRLAYVAFTRAKKQLFLSDSYGYSYILDKIKTTSRFISEIPEEYLEDVGAKPRNSFAGDVDTFSGADFLSMNQRSRSFSTGERHQDDMIQHAPQDFVDNSSKTVEKPKKKGKIRKGDLVNHASFGDGVVIKMEGELAVIAFDQKFGIRKIMVTHPSLTKK from the coding sequence GTGTCGTTATTAGAACAGTTAAATGATAAACAGGCAGAAGCCGCAAGTTGTGTGGATCATCATTTGAGAATCATTGCAGGTGCAGGTAGTGGCAAGACAAGAGTTGTGACGACCAGAATCGCATATCTGATCGATGAATTACACGTATATCCCAATAAAATCTTAGCGATTACGTTTACGAATAAAGCCGCAAAAGAAATGAAGGAGCGAGTGGAAAATATATTAGGGGATGTAGCATCCGCTGTACAGATTTCTACAATTCACTCCTTTTGTGTGCGATTATTAAGAGAGGATATTTTAGAAATCGGATATCCTAGAAACTTTACAATATTAGATAGTGATGATCAGAAAAGTATCTTAAAAGATGCTTATAAACAGATGAAAATTGATGTGAAATCCTATAGCTATGGTTCTATGCTGTCCTATATCAGCGGCAATAAAACCAATTTTATTGATCCCAATGTGGCAAAGATGAATGCTGGACCATGGGCAGGAGAACAGATCAAAGCGGATGTTTATGCATTCTATCAAAAACGTTTACAGGAAATGTTTGCGCTGGATTTTGATGATTTATTGATATTTGCGCATCATATATTGAGAGATTATGAAGAAGTCAGAAGAAAATGGCAACGACGTTTTAAATATATTCATGTAGATGAGTTTCAGGATGTGGATAATCTACAATATGCCATCATTAAAATGCTGGTCAAAGAAGATTCTTATTTATGTGTAGTAGGGGATCCAGATCAGACAATTTATACATGGCGTGGTGCACAGGTAGATATTATCATGAATTTTGATAAAGATTTTCCAAATGCGAAAACCGTTATTTTAAATCAGAATTATCGTAGTACCCAGCAAATATTGAATGGTGCGAATGCACTTATCAAGAATAACCGCAATCGTATTGATAAAGATTTATTTACAGAAATTGAAGGGGACAGTAAAATTGTTCACTTTACTGCAATGGATGGGGATAATGAACCTGTCTGGGTTGCAGGTAAGATCAAGACATTACATCATGCGGGCATAAATTATAAAGATATCGCAATATTATATCGTAGTAACTATTTATCACGAGGACTTGAAAAAGCCTTGTTGGATGCACATATTCCCTATCGTATTTATGGTGGCGTACGATTCTATGATCGTGCAGAAATTAAAGATGCATTAAGTTATTTACGACTATTAGCGCCAAAAAGTGAAGATGACCCAAAAGAATTATTTAAAAATCTAGCAGTAAAACGTGTCATTAATTCTCCAAAACGTGGAATAGGCGCAAAAACATTAGAACTGATTGAAACGCAGGCTGGACATGATCAAACCAATATGTATGATGTATTAAAGCATTATGAAATTGGAAAAGGCAAAGCCAGAGCAAGTATTCAGGAGTTTGTGCGTGTTATTGAAGAATGCCGTGCTTTGGTGGATACCATCAGTATCGATCAATTAATGGAACGTATTATGGAGGAAAGTGGCTATCTGGCAATGCTGGATGAAGAAAAAGAAATAGAGCGTAAAGAAAATATCAAGGAATTGATCAATGATATCGCAGATTATGTGGAAAGTAATCCAGATGGCAGTCTACAGGATTATTTACAGGAGATTTCCTTATATACAGATAAAGAACAGACACAGCAGGGTGACTTTGTGCAGTTGATGACGATTCATGCAGCTAAAGGCCTTGAGTTTGATAATGTGTTTGTATACAGTCTTTGTGAAGGTATTTTTCCAAATGAAAAAAGTGTTGGAGAAGGTGGACAGGAGGCATTGGAAGAAGAACGTCGTCTTGCCTATGTTGCCTTTACCAGAGCAAAGAAGCAGTTGTTTTTAAGTGATTCCTATGGGTATAGTTACATACTGGATAAAATTAAAACAACCTCAAGATTTATTAGTGAGATACCAGAAGAATATTTAGAGGATGTTGGCGCAAAACCACGAAACAGTTTTGCTGGTGATGTGGATACATTCAGTGGTGCTGATTTCTTATCCATGAATCAAAGATCACGTTCTTTTTCAACAGGAGAACGCCATCAGGATGATATGATTCAGCATGCTCCACAGGATTTTGTGGATAATTCTTCAAAAACAGTAGAAAAACCGAAGAAAAAGGGTAAGATAAGAAAAGGTGATCTCGTGAACCATGCTTCATTTGGAGATGGTGTGGTCATAAAAATGGAAGGTGAATTAGCTGTGATTGCTTTTGACCAGAAATTCGGTATCAGAAAAATCATGGTAACACACCCATCCCTTACAAAAAAATAG
- a CDS encoding CamS family sex pheromone protein, with amino-acid sequence MKLKDLGLIALSGVLLLSGCNNSDDKKKDKNDGKETVAIREGDYTALLPFDVSDARLKHMTMVTNLNDTLEIANGLMKYSKQHFSPDTYTYRESQFLDYNTLDASADKNGLLGRKSEENPIGLNPENGTAFQTDKGTIKDPVILVDIFEIDWYKGEELSGLSLAMVVNSQDVDEKNQKYTIKESDMKKYESVYGQRLLQYMRDTYPQMKKLPIYVTVYDIAGDQEGIPGTFKREGYVKGDATSIDFSDINANWVLFPTDESDKKDATTNTAFVNYKKALAELDLGDDTSIIGKGYFENDSLNELKISVVAHAKTGMEMNAIAQLLVENLDEFATSYRITVDVSCDNNHYAAIEREKNSSKVTTILF; translated from the coding sequence GTGAAATTAAAAGATTTAGGGTTAATTGCATTATCCGGCGTACTATTATTAAGCGGCTGTAACAATTCTGATGATAAGAAAAAGGATAAAAATGATGGAAAAGAAACCGTTGCGATACGTGAGGGAGATTATACCGCATTATTACCTTTTGATGTCAGTGATGCCCGTTTAAAACACATGACCATGGTGACCAATCTAAATGATACATTGGAAATCGCCAATGGTTTGATGAAATATAGTAAACAGCACTTTTCACCAGATACATATACGTATCGGGAAAGCCAGTTCTTAGATTACAATACCTTAGATGCATCTGCGGATAAAAATGGATTATTGGGTAGGAAAAGCGAAGAAAATCCTATTGGTTTAAATCCAGAAAACGGCACTGCCTTTCAGACAGATAAAGGAACCATAAAAGATCCTGTGATTCTGGTTGATATATTTGAGATTGACTGGTATAAAGGGGAAGAATTAAGTGGTTTATCACTAGCCATGGTAGTCAACAGTCAGGATGTTGATGAAAAAAATCAGAAATATACGATTAAAGAAAGTGATATGAAAAAATATGAAAGTGTATATGGCCAGCGTTTGCTGCAATATATGCGTGATACCTATCCACAGATGAAAAAACTTCCGATTTATGTTACTGTATATGATATCGCAGGAGATCAGGAGGGCATACCTGGAACCTTTAAACGGGAAGGATATGTAAAAGGTGATGCTACATCCATTGATTTTTCAGATATCAATGCCAACTGGGTATTATTTCCAACGGATGAAAGTGATAAAAAGGATGCGACCACAAATACAGCTTTTGTGAATTATAAAAAAGCATTAGCTGAACTGGATTTGGGAGATGATACTTCCATAATAGGAAAAGGCTATTTTGAAAATGATAGTTTGAATGAATTGAAAATATCCGTTGTGGCACATGCGAAAACCGGTATGGAAATGAATGCTATTGCCCAGCTGCTTGTAGAAAATCTAGATGAGTTTGCGACATCCTATCGCATCACTGTAGATGTCAGTTGTGATAACAATCATTATGCTGCCATTGAACGTGAAAAGAACAGTAGTAAAGTAACAACGATCTTATTTTAA
- the gatC gene encoding Asp-tRNA(Asn)/Glu-tRNA(Gln) amidotransferase subunit GatC — protein METFDEAYFKKLAHDIMFDVNEEEVKKLQEEFKVLLEQIEVLDEINTEGVEEMIYPFEADTTFLREDVVENVISQEDALANAASVRAGHVHVPKVVK, from the coding sequence ATGGAAACTTTTGATGAAGCGTATTTTAAAAAGCTTGCACATGATATCATGTTTGATGTCAACGAAGAAGAAGTAAAGAAACTTCAAGAAGAATTCAAAGTATTACTGGAACAGATCGAAGTATTGGATGAAATCAATACGGAGGGTGTAGAAGAAATGATCTACCCATTTGAAGCAGACACAACATTCTTAAGAGAAGATGTTGTGGAAAATGTAATTTCGCAGGAGGATGCATTAGCAAATGCAGCGAGCGTACGTGCTGGTCATGTACATGTTCCAAAGGTGGTGAAGTAA
- a CDS encoding ABC transporter ATP-binding protein → MEIMKKFISYYKPYKKVFFLDMLCALIISIVDLAFPQILNYLNNTFYVQPKEMIMDSLFILAIGLLIMYIVRALCRYYVTAQGHIMGAKMESDMRQDLFDQFERLSFSYYDQNNTGEMMSKLVSDLFDISELSHHGPENVFISLLKIFGSFILLLYIHVPLTLILIAVTVIMLVFSLFQNKKMQATFMDNRRKIAGVNASLQDSLAGIRVVKSFANEDIERDKFAHSNQMFLQSKSNNYYRMGLFHAGNNFFQGMLYLTILVAGGFFIAKGTLDPISLATYALYINIFVAPIEVLVEFTEMFQKGFSGFKRFLEVIETKPDIVDAENAKDIEEVSGVIDYEDVCFSYNEEETVLDHINFHIDAGKSIALVGPSGGGKTTICSLLPRFYDVNSGSIKVDGKDVRELTLESLRKAIGIVQQDVYLFTGSIKENIAYGRPGASDDEIIDAAKKANIHEFIMSLPDGYDTFVGERGTRLSGGQKQRISIARVFLKNPKILILDEATSALDNESERHIQKSLEELSKNRTCITIAHRLSTIRNADEIIVISENGMEERGSHEELMEKNGVYAKYYNLQFEGLDYDEQTKEVIHTK, encoded by the coding sequence ATGGAAATTATGAAAAAGTTCATAAGTTATTATAAGCCGTATAAAAAAGTTTTTTTTCTGGATATGCTGTGTGCATTGATTATCAGTATCGTTGACCTGGCATTTCCACAGATTTTAAATTATTTAAACAATACGTTTTATGTTCAGCCAAAAGAAATGATCATGGACAGCCTGTTTATTTTGGCCATTGGCCTGTTGATCATGTATATTGTAAGAGCATTGTGTCGTTACTATGTCACTGCCCAGGGGCATATCATGGGCGCAAAGATGGAAAGTGATATGCGTCAGGATCTGTTTGATCAATTTGAACGTTTATCATTCTCTTATTATGATCAAAACAATACAGGAGAAATGATGAGTAAACTGGTATCTGATTTATTTGATATTTCTGAATTATCTCACCATGGACCTGAAAACGTGTTTATCTCATTATTAAAGATTTTTGGTTCTTTCATATTGTTGTTATATATCCATGTGCCATTAACATTAATTTTGATTGCGGTAACAGTTATTATGCTGGTGTTCTCTTTATTTCAAAACAAGAAAATGCAGGCTACCTTCATGGATAATCGACGTAAGATTGCAGGCGTCAATGCTAGTTTACAGGATTCCTTAGCTGGCATTCGTGTGGTGAAATCATTTGCGAATGAAGATATTGAACGTGATAAATTCGCCCACAGTAATCAGATGTTCTTACAATCTAAATCAAATAACTATTATCGTATGGGATTGTTTCATGCAGGAAATAATTTCTTTCAGGGTATGTTGTATCTGACAATTCTAGTAGCTGGAGGTTTCTTTATCGCTAAAGGTACCTTAGATCCAATTTCACTGGCTACCTATGCTTTATATATCAATATCTTTGTAGCACCAATTGAAGTCCTTGTGGAATTCACAGAAATGTTTCAAAAAGGGTTCTCTGGTTTTAAACGTTTCTTAGAAGTCATTGAAACAAAACCAGATATCGTAGATGCAGAAAACGCAAAAGATATTGAAGAAGTATCTGGTGTCATCGATTATGAAGATGTATGCTTCAGTTACAATGAAGAAGAAACTGTATTAGATCATATCAACTTCCATATTGACGCAGGAAAATCCATTGCCTTGGTTGGTCCAAGCGGCGGTGGAAAAACAACCATTTGTTCCTTGCTTCCAAGATTTTATGATGTAAACAGTGGAAGCATTAAAGTAGATGGTAAAGATGTACGTGAGTTGACACTGGAAAGTTTACGTAAAGCCATCGGCATTGTTCAACAAGATGTCTATTTATTTACTGGTAGTATTAAAGAAAATATTGCATATGGCCGCCCGGGTGCTAGTGATGATGAAATCATTGATGCAGCAAAGAAAGCCAACATCCATGAATTCATTATGAGCTTACCTGATGGATATGATACTTTTGTAGGAGAGCGTGGTACACGATTAAGTGGTGGACAGAAACAGCGTATCTCTATCGCCCGTGTATTTCTGAAAAATCCTAAAATTTTAATTCTGGATGAAGCAACCAGTGCTTTAGATAATGAAAGTGAACGTCACATTCAAAAAAGTCTGGAAGAATTATCAAAAAATCGAACATGTATCACCATTGCCCATCGTTTATCTACTATCCGTAATGCGGATGAAATTATCGTTATTAGTGAAAACGGTATGGAAGAACGTGGCAGTCATGAGGAATTAATGGAGAAAAATGGTGTTTATGCGAAATATTATAACCTTCAATTTGAAGGTTTGGATTACGATGAACAGACCAAAGAAGTGATACATACAAAATAA
- the ligA gene encoding NAD-dependent DNA ligase LigA, protein MSQQRILELRRILDRLSYEYYVLDKPSVSDQEYDRYYQELESLEQQFPEYADPNSITQRVGGVVLDAFTKVEHSRAMLSLDDVFNLEELQDFDRKVREVEPNARYVAELKIDGLAMSLIYRNGTFVQAVTRGNGIVGEDVTHNVRTIQSIPMHIPYTEEVEVRGEVYMPNASFEMLNKQREEKGEELFANPRNAAAGSIRQLDSKIAASRKLDAFWYYFVNSSEFGIQSQEEALEKMEEMHLRVNPLRRICANMDEVWAFIQEIGEQRPHLPYAIDGMVIKVDSFAAQAHLGNTIRAPKWAIAYKFPAEEVVTKLLDIVLTVGRTGKITPNAVLEPVRVAGTTVSAATLHNEDMIKEKDVRINDDVVIRKAGDIIPEVVRAINERRDGTQAVYQFPNVCPVCGSELVRLPDEAAHYCINQDCPARVVESMIHFASRDAMNIDTLGEKKVEFFHDKGLLNTIEDIYRLVEHKEEILAFEGFKEKSYQNMIDAIEVSKQNPLEDLIFGLGIRQVGKKAAKILAKRFLTMDALMQASHDELTMIKDIGDITAQSIVAFFHEPKNIELINHLKAYGLRMDTEKEEIKESIFTGKTVVLTGTLTQLTRNEAKAILEGLGANVSGSVSKKTDYVIYGEAAGSKLTKANDLGVATMDEETFMKEVS, encoded by the coding sequence ATGAGTCAACAACGAATATTGGAATTACGCCGTATCTTAGATCGGCTTTCTTATGAATATTATGTATTGGACAAGCCAAGTGTATCTGATCAGGAATATGATCGATATTATCAGGAGCTGGAATCTTTGGAACAACAGTTTCCAGAATATGCTGATCCTAACTCTATTACACAAAGAGTTGGCGGTGTGGTATTAGATGCATTCACGAAAGTAGAACACAGTCGTGCTATGTTATCTTTGGATGATGTGTTCAATTTAGAAGAATTACAGGACTTTGATCGAAAGGTGCGTGAAGTGGAGCCCAATGCCCGCTATGTCGCAGAATTAAAAATCGATGGTCTGGCAATGTCTTTGATTTATCGTAATGGTACATTTGTTCAGGCGGTTACACGAGGCAATGGTATCGTTGGAGAAGATGTTACTCATAATGTTCGTACGATTCAAAGTATTCCTATGCATATCCCATATACAGAGGAAGTGGAGGTGCGTGGTGAAGTATATATGCCAAATGCATCCTTTGAAATGTTGAATAAACAACGAGAAGAAAAAGGTGAAGAATTATTTGCGAATCCAAGAAATGCTGCCGCAGGTTCTATCCGCCAGCTAGATTCAAAAATTGCCGCAAGTCGTAAATTGGATGCTTTCTGGTACTATTTCGTAAATTCTTCAGAATTTGGTATTCAAAGTCAGGAAGAAGCACTTGAAAAGATGGAAGAAATGCATTTGCGTGTCAATCCGCTTCGCCGTATCTGTGCGAATATGGATGAAGTATGGGCATTTATTCAGGAAATTGGGGAACAGCGACCTCATTTGCCATATGCCATTGATGGTATGGTCATCAAGGTAGATTCTTTTGCGGCACAGGCGCATTTAGGAAATACCATAAGGGCACCAAAATGGGCAATTGCTTATAAATTCCCAGCTGAAGAAGTTGTCACAAAGCTTTTAGATATCGTATTGACAGTAGGAAGAACAGGAAAAATTACACCAAATGCTGTATTAGAACCAGTCAGAGTCGCTGGAACAACTGTAAGTGCAGCTACACTTCATAATGAAGATATGATCAAAGAAAAAGATGTACGTATCAACGATGATGTTGTCATACGAAAAGCTGGAGATATCATTCCAGAAGTCGTAAGAGCAATAAATGAAAGAAGAGATGGTACACAGGCTGTTTATCAGTTCCCAAATGTGTGTCCAGTATGTGGTAGTGAACTTGTTCGTTTACCTGATGAGGCTGCCCATTATTGTATCAATCAGGACTGTCCTGCACGTGTAGTGGAAAGTATGATTCACTTCGCCAGCAGAGATGCCATGAATATTGATACATTGGGAGAAAAGAAAGTAGAATTCTTCCATGATAAAGGATTATTAAATACCATAGAAGATATTTATCGTCTGGTAGAACATAAAGAAGAAATCTTAGCTTTTGAAGGATTTAAAGAAAAAAGCTATCAGAATATGATTGATGCGATTGAAGTGAGTAAACAAAATCCATTGGAAGATTTAATCTTTGGACTTGGTATTCGTCAGGTTGGAAAAAAGGCCGCAAAGATACTTGCGAAACGTTTCCTTACCATGGATGCCTTAATGCAGGCAAGTCATGATGAATTAACGATGATCAAAGATATTGGAGATATCACAGCGCAAAGTATTGTGGCATTCTTCCATGAACCCAAAAATATAGAACTGATCAATCATTTAAAAGCATATGGCTTACGTATGGATACAGAAAAAGAAGAAATCAAAGAAAGTATCTTTACAGGAAAAACGGTAGTTTTAACAGGTACTTTAACACAGCTAACCAGAAATGAAGCAAAGGCAATCTTAGAAGGACTGGGGGCAAATGTCAGCGGTTCTGTATCAAAGAAAACAGATTATGTCATTTATGGAGAAGCAGCAGGCAGTAAACTAACCAAGGCCAATGATTTAGGTGTTGCGACCATGGATGAAGAAACCTTTATGAAAGAGGTGAGCTGA